In Electrophorus electricus isolate fEleEle1 chromosome 6, fEleEle1.pri, whole genome shotgun sequence, a single genomic region encodes these proteins:
- the LOC113568135 gene encoding nuclear GTPase SLIP-GC-like, translating to MGDVTRNIRLAKIIMTKVKYKLRNEFENSSTENLTQYIRKSISKLDEGIKKKTTVGVFGKTGAGKSSLINAVLGERYLLPSGTICACTSVIIQVEANVTDSNYIAEIEFISKQEWEDELETLLKVLPKDGEESDYEIFSTANDKITALYGEEGVFMTKEYLMNDERFSEIPEFLTCQTKNITCKDASELSGIIASYVQHDDSSPGGCYWPVVRSVTIKIPNCKDFLEHVMLVDLPGTGDCNKSRDQMWRSKLRDCSTVWIVSEITRAGSEKEAWEILSTSVRDMAQGGQCSSISFICTKTDDINPQNYMRSAKLIDEDFHITSEDPQCTNKRKIACIKHRNNKAKEKVRKNFNQQDTIKKNFNCHDKFLSVFTVSSEEFIKESPLLKPEDTEIPKLKNLLRMYNDSHTNETANLYVSGALGILSLIEGFKDTNTDMAKRFSLYKKLKINLQDADQHMQEYYMNVYHSLKEHLSNGTTESEGNCIENAKTVIAPKGKDGRGFHGTLTALCKNDGYYRSRTGELDLNGCLVKCMYNHIDKEFSDFFSGLQGDVTDVTEKSLQANINRFTIITDDLLHSYENSPVLIHMLKFLKTEEKNKILMLKPHILQQKKKIYASLAESIKRSMQPCYQRAAKDFGPGSMKRKQAVLLEHIESSRSTMFKDAQEHMLKTFDDEMNETFMEIKARLNEAMEHSLSNVNTLPRMDVCEEIHQLKKLITHVYD from the exons ATGGGTGATG TGACACGGAATATCAGATTGGCCAAAATAATCATGACGAAAGTTAAATATAAACTCAGAAATGAATTTGAAAACAGTTCCACCGAGAATCTTACTCAATATATCAG GAAAAGTATTTCAAAATTGGATGAaggtataaaaaagaaaactactgTGGGAGTGTTTGGGAAGACTGGAGCTGGAAAGAGCTCACTGATCAACGCTGTTCTGGGGGAAAGATACCTGCTGCCATCAGGAACCATTTGTGCCTGTACATCAGTCATCATACAGGTGGAAGCCAATGTGACAGACTCCAACTACATAGCTGAAATTGAATTCATCTCAAAACAG GAGTGGGAAGATGAACTTGAGACACTTTTGAAAGTTTTACCTAAGGATGGGGAGGAGAGCGACTATGAAATCTTCAGTACAGCAAATGACAAGATTACAGCACTGTATGGAGAGGAAGGTGTTTTTATGACCAAAGAATACCTCATGAACGATGAGCGGTTCTCAGAAATTCCTGAATTTCTCACAtgccaaacaaaaaatataacatGCAAGGAT GCCTCAGAGCTCTCGGGTATAATTGCTTCTTATGTTCAGCATGACGATTCGAGCCCTGGAGGATGTTACTGGCCAGTAGTGAGGAGTGTGACCATCAAGATTCCAAACTGTAAAGATTTTCTGGAGCATGTTATGTTAGTAGATCTCCCTGGAACTGGAGACTGCAACAAGAGCAGAGATCAGATGTGGAGATCG AAACTGAGAGATTGTTCTACAGTATGGATTGTAAGTGAAATAACTCGTGCTGGTTCTGAAAAGGAGGCCTGGGAAATTCTGTCCACCAGTGTAAGAGACATGGCACAAGGTGGACAGTGCAGCAGTATTTCATTTATCTGCACCAAGACTGATGACATCAACCCTCAGAACTACATGAG ATCTGCTAAGCTCATAGATGAAGACTTTCATATCACATCAGAg GACCCTCAGTGCACCAATAAGAGAAAAATTGCatgcataaaacacagaaataacaaaGCTAAGGAAAAAGTGAGGAAGAATTTTAATCAGCAAGACACAATAAAG AAAAACTTCAATTGTCATGACAAATTCCTTTCTGTGTTCACCGTGAGTTCTGAAGAATTCATCAAAGAAAGTCCACTGTTGAAACCAGAGGATACAG AGATCCCTAAACTCAAGAACCTCCTGAGGATGTACAATGATAGTCACACAAATGAAACAGCAAATCTCTACGTCTCCGGCGCACTTGGAATCCTCTCCCTGATTGAAGGATTTAAGGACACCAACACTGATATGGCAA agagattcagtttGTACAAGAAGCTGAAGATAAATCTTCAGGATGCAGATCAACACATGCAGGAATATTACATGAATGTTTACCACTCTCTAAAAGAACATCTTTCAAATGGAACAACAGAATCTGAAGGAAACTGTattgaaaatgcaaaaacagtaaTAGCACCA AAAGGAAAGGATGGTCGTGGATTTCACGGAACCCTAACGGCATTGTGCAAGAATGATGGATACTACAGGTCTAGGACTGGAGAACTAGATCTCAATGGATGCTTGGTCAAATGCATGTACAACCACATTGATAAAGAATTCAGTGACTTCTTCTC GGGCCTCCAGGGGGATGTAACTGATGTAACTGAGAAGTCCCTGCAAGCAAACATTAACAGGTTTACTATAATCACAGATGACTTGTTGCATAGCTATGAAAATTCTCCAGTGCTGATCCACATGTTGAAATTCCTTAAAACTGAG gaaaagaacaagaTACTGATGCTTAAACCACATATTCTTcagcaaaaaaagaagatataTGCTTCCCTTGCTGAGTCCATTAAAAGGTCAATGCAGCCTTGCTATCAGA GAGCTGCTAAAGATTTTGGACCAGGCTCAATGAAGAGGAAGCAGGCCGTCCTGTTGGAGCACATTGAGTCATCAAGAAGCACAATGTTCAAGGACGCACAGGAGCACATGCTTAAAACATTTGATGATGAGatg AATGAAACCTTCATGGAGATAAAAGCAAGGCTAAATGAAGCAATGGAGCATTCACTCAGTAATGTAAACACCTTGCCTCGCATGG ATGTCTGTGAAGAGATACACCAGCTGAAAAAGTTAATTACTCATGTATATGACTAG